The genomic window CAGAAGAAATAGCGTGGAAGAGGTGCATACCGATCACGAACATGCTGACCACATAGAATGCAGCCCAAGCCGGGTTAGCAAACATCTGGATGGTGGTGAGCCACATGTCGCGGACGATTTCACCTTCGGCATTCACATAGAGGTAGTGTTCGCCGAACTTGAGCATCATGAGGTGCTGCACGAGGAAGCCGAGAATGAAGAGACCGGACCAGATCATGGTGAAGGTTGCGAAAGTCTTCTTGCCCTTGCGAGCGTTGACTTCGTAGTCGATGCCACCGCGAGCCTTCTTGTTCTCGATCTTCAGCTTGATAGCAAGGAAGATGTGGAGAGCGAAAGCAGCCACCAGCACCAGTTCAACAAGATAAATCATCTTGATCGGGAAGTGGAGCGGGTTGAATCCGGTCAGGAATTCGGTGTAGGCATTGTAAGATGCCTGAGCCGCAGCCTGATCGAAATTCAGAAGCTGGAAGTTACCACACATGTGGCCGAAGATGAACAGGGCGAGGAACGCGCCTGTGCATCCCATGATCTGCTTCTTACCGATGGAAGAGGTAAGATACTTGACGATCCATTGCATTGAGTTGTGTCTCCTTGAGGGGGGTTATTTTTGAAACTTAGAGGACGCAGCAGGCCTTGAGGCTCGGCATTTCGTAAGCGTAGCGTTCGTCTTCCTTGAACCAGAAGTCCAGTTCGCGCTTGGCGGATTCGGGACTGTCGGAGCTGTGCACGACGTTTTCAGTCATGGAAGGGGCAAAATCGTAGCGGAGGGTACCGGGTTCCGCCTTAGCCGGAT from Fibrobacter sp. UWB15 includes these protein-coding regions:
- a CDS encoding succinate dehydrogenase cytochrome b subunit — its product is MQWIVKYLTSSIGKKQIMGCTGAFLALFIFGHMCGNFQLLNFDQAAAQASYNAYTEFLTGFNPLHFPIKMIYLVELVLVAAFALHIFLAIKLKIENKKARGGIDYEVNARKGKKTFATFTMIWSGLFILGFLVQHLMMLKFGEHYLYVNAEGEIVRDMWLTTIQMFANPAWAAFYVVSMFVIGMHLFHAISSAFQTMGIAHQKWTPIIDIAGIAYSIIVALGFGITAVAAFYLANQPGTQALIEKSRSLQPQYEQMKKDKEAAKTSYVIPSVGTVEVSFNA